Proteins encoded in a region of the Hyphomicrobiales bacterium genome:
- a CDS encoding di-heme-cytochrome C peroxidase gives MKRIFWFVLPVLILEAIFIGTQYFSGQNYSEGAYKASPDDPAINVELDQGWDDESRAFWYEATQGSRLLPLEWMEALEQRGSTALFMDPDHVESHNFIPRRVHVPDRENLAQLTLGMALNNQSDLNFSRTQLRWKPNQTDKEYWAGFTCSACHTSRITYKGQEMRVDGGGSLMNFQSFMYEFNLALEETYIEKAKWDRFASKILVDAEAKAEYGDKLRTEFKKVLDWQKREASSNFTFVKYGYGRIDAFGHIYNKIALLLKDGDQEFNQPDAPVSIPFIWSAPQYNKVQYNGAAPRVYFWGVDVGALARNMGEFIGVFGDVTVEKKIDKDGFASSVDLKNLYSLEKSTEHMRSPKWPTKIFGPHDEEEKKNEAKLVARGEDLYQQNCLLCHDVVDRTDTKRDIVVQENYLASSAKIAEERLQYLPKNLHNQRIEKLSTDPWMACNAYSATLRTGLWSSDRAVASNVDFKSIERGDPVALGEKIEASKLLSLTVAGILAANQSNVTELIGTSFLSAPSIPRGIGGIDDDASVVELGSEWQNYDRKTDKAKRLEDCLRVCLLLSGHDVRNNYLGYTSRPLNGIWATAPFLHNGSVPTLYDLLLPADQRPNWFWTGSYEYDPVKVGFITNKTEANRFLFEARNSTGGALNSVDGNTNRGHDYGNEKFSDEDRMALIAYLKTL, from the coding sequence ATTAATGTTGAGCTGGATCAAGGCTGGGATGATGAATCGAGAGCATTTTGGTATGAGGCAACCCAAGGTTCGCGCCTTTTGCCGCTTGAATGGATGGAAGCGCTGGAGCAGCGGGGATCCACGGCTCTTTTTATGGATCCAGACCACGTAGAATCTCATAACTTTATTCCAAGAAGAGTCCATGTGCCCGATCGTGAGAATTTGGCGCAGCTGACGCTTGGAATGGCGCTCAATAATCAATCTGACCTTAATTTTTCGCGCACTCAATTACGATGGAAGCCGAACCAAACAGATAAAGAATATTGGGCTGGATTTACCTGTTCTGCCTGCCATACCTCCCGTATCACCTACAAGGGGCAGGAAATGAGAGTTGATGGTGGTGGTTCGCTTATGAACTTCCAGTCATTTATGTATGAGTTCAATTTAGCGCTTGAAGAGACGTATATCGAAAAGGCCAAGTGGGACCGTTTTGCGTCGAAGATTTTGGTGGATGCTGAAGCTAAGGCTGAATATGGCGACAAACTGAGAACCGAGTTTAAAAAGGTTCTTGATTGGCAAAAACGAGAGGCTTCTAGCAATTTCACCTTCGTCAAATATGGGTATGGCAGGATTGATGCCTTTGGCCACATCTACAACAAGATCGCCTTGCTGCTTAAAGATGGCGATCAAGAATTTAACCAGCCTGATGCGCCGGTAAGTATCCCTTTCATCTGGAGCGCGCCGCAATACAATAAGGTGCAATATAACGGTGCTGCACCACGGGTTTATTTTTGGGGTGTTGATGTTGGTGCACTTGCCAGAAATATGGGCGAATTTATTGGTGTTTTTGGGGATGTGACCGTTGAGAAAAAGATCGATAAAGATGGTTTTGCATCAAGCGTTGATCTTAAAAATCTATACAGCCTTGAAAAATCAACAGAACATATGCGCTCGCCTAAATGGCCGACAAAGATTTTTGGTCCCCATGATGAAGAGGAAAAAAAGAACGAGGCAAAGCTCGTTGCGCGAGGGGAGGACCTTTATCAACAAAATTGTCTTCTGTGCCATGATGTGGTCGACCGCACGGATACAAAGCGGGACATCGTTGTTCAGGAGAACTATCTAGCAAGCTCGGCGAAAATTGCTGAAGAGCGATTACAGTACCTTCCTAAAAACCTACACAATCAGCGCATCGAAAAACTGTCTACCGATCCTTGGATGGCGTGCAATGCTTATTCAGCGACGCTGCGCACAGGATTGTGGAGCAGTGATCGGGCGGTTGCGTCTAATGTTGATTTCAAGAGTATTGAGCGCGGTGATCCTGTTGCCTTGGGTGAGAAGATAGAAGCAAGTAAGCTTTTGAGCCTAACGGTTGCGGGTATTCTGGCTGCCAATCAGAGCAATGTGACTGAATTGATTGGTACTAGCTTCTTAAGTGCGCCGAGTATTCCCAGAGGAATAGGTGGAATTGATGATGACGCGTCCGTGGTTGAGCTGGGCAGCGAATGGCAAAACTACGATCGAAAGACTGATAAAGCGAAGCGTTTGGAAGACTGTTTGCGGGTCTGTCTCCTGCTTTCGGGACATGATGTAAGAAACAATTATCTCGGTTACACAAGTCGCCCTTTGAATGGCATATGGGCAACAGCGCCTTTCTTACACAATGGATCGGTTCCTACATTGTATGATTTACTCTTGCCTGCAGACCAGCGTCCTAATTGGTTTTGGACGGGCAGTTATGAATATGATCCAGTTAAGGTCGGTTTCATCACCAATAAAACGGAAGCAAATCGTTTTCTGTTTGAGGCGCGTAACAGTACGGGTGGTGCTTTGAACTCTGTTGATGGCAACACCAACCGAGGGCATGATTACGGCAATGAAAAGTTTAGCGACGAGGATCGCATGGCGCTCATCGCTTATTTGAAAACATTATAG